The following coding sequences are from one Camarhynchus parvulus chromosome 1, STF_HiC, whole genome shotgun sequence window:
- the SLC5A3 gene encoding sodium/myo-inositol cotransporter, translating to MRASLEPADIAIVALYFVLVMCIGFFAMWKNNRSTVSGYFLAGRSMTWVAIGASLFVSNIGSEHFIGLAGSGAASGFAVGAWEFNALMLLQLLGWVFVPVYIRSGVYTMPEYLSKRFGGHRIQIYFAALSLLLYIFTKLSVDLYSGALFIQESLGWNLYLSVILLIGMTALLTVTGGLVAVIYTDTLQALLMIIGALTLMIISLMEVGGFEEVKRRYMLASPNITSILLTYNISNTNSCNVSPKPDSLKMLREPTDEDIPWPGFLLGQTPASVWYWCADQVIVQRVLAAKNIAHAKGSTLMAGFLKLLPMFIIVVPGMISRILFVDDIACINPEHCFQVCGSRAGCSNIAYPRLVMNLVPVGLRGLMMAVMIAALMSDLDSIFNSASTIFTLDVYKLIRKSATSRELMIVGRVFVAFMVVISIAWVPIIVEMQGGQMYLYIQEVADYLTPPVAALFLMAIFWKRCNEQGAFYGGMAGFVLGAIRLILAFFYRAPECDQPDTRPGFIKNIHYMYVATALFWITGAVTVVVSLLTPPPTKEQVRTTTFWALWKRGAPESAGKGELYQGQEKSILKCNENANHIIPNGKSEENIKSVKPEDINLLVTCRDDSNPVISVSHSEVETPVDCYSNGQAALMGEKKHEEEEGTDNRARHLKFIDWFCGFKSKNVNKRVVREVEEETVCLQMLEETPKVKLLLNTGLVCVCSLGIFMFVYFSL from the coding sequence ATGAGGGCTTCTTTGGAGCCAGCAGACATTGCCATTGTGGCCCTGTACTTCGTGCTTGTAATGTGCATAGGTTTCTTTGCCATGTGGAAAAACAATCGGAGCACCGTGAGTGGCTACTTTTTGGCAGGGCGTTCTATGACCTGGGTAGCTATCGGGGCCTCGTTGTTTGTGAGCAATATTGGAAGTGAACATTTCATTGGGCTCGCAGGATCTGGAGCGGCGAGCGGATTCGCTGTAGGCGCGTGGGAGTTCAACGCCTTAATGCTTTTGCAGCTTTTGGGATGGGTCTTCGTGCCAGTCTACATCCGCTCGGGAGTGTACACCATGCCCGAATACTTGTCCAAGCGGTTCGGAGGGCATAGGATTCAAATCTATTTTGCAGCGTTGTCTCTGCTTCTTTATATCTTCACCAAACTCTCGGTTGACTTGTATTCAGGGGCGCTTTTTATCCAAGAGTCCCTAGGGTGGAACCTCTACCTGTCGGTGATCCTGCTGATCGGAATGACGGCGCTGCTGACCGTGACCGGAGGGCTGGTGGCCGTCATCTACACGGACACCCTCCAGGCGCTGCTTATGATCATCGGGGCCCTCACACTCATGATCATAAGCCTCATGGAGGTCGGTGGGTTTGAAGAAGTGAAAAGGAGGTACATGTTGGCGTCACCAAACATCACCTCCATCCTCCTCACCTACAACATCTCCAACACCAACTCGTGCAACGTCAGCCCGAAGCCCGACTCTCTCAAAATGCTGCGCGAGCCGACGGACGAAGACATTCCCTGGCCCGGGTTTCTGCTGGGACAGACCCCGGCCTCGGTGTGGTACTGGTGTGCCGACCAAGTCATAGTGCAGAGAGTTCTGGCCGCCAAAAACATCGCTCACGCCAAAGGCTCCACCCTCATGGCCGGCTTCTTGAAGCTGCTGCCCATGTTCATCATCGTGGTGCCGGGGATGATCTCCCGCATCCTGTTTGTGGATGACATCGCCTGCATCAACCCCGAGCACTGCTTCCAGGTGTGCGGGAGCAGGGCCGGCTGCTCCAACATCGCCTACCCGCGCCTGGTGATGAACCTGGTGCCCGTGGGGCTGCGCGGGCTCATGATGGCCGTGATGATCGCCGCCCTGATGAGCGACCTGGACTCCATCTTCAACAGCGCCAGCACCATCTTCACGCTCGACGTCTACAAGCTCATCCGGAAGAGCGCGACCTCCCGGGAGCTCATGATCGTGGGCAGGGTGTTCGTGGCCTTCATGGTGGTGATCAGCATCGCCTGGGTGCCCATCATCGTGGAGATGCAGGGCGGGCAGATGTACCTGTACATCCAGGAGGTGGCGGATTACCTGACCCCGCCGGTGGCCGCCCTGTTCCTCATGGCCATCTTCTGGAAGCGCTGCAACGAGCAGGGGGCTTTCTACGGCGGCATGGCCGGGTTCGTCCTGGGCGCCATCCGCCTGATCCTGGCCTTCTTCTACCGCGCTCCCGAGTGCGACCAGCCGGACACCAGGCCCGGCTTCATCAAGAACATCCACTACATGTACGTGGCCACGGCCCTGTTCTGGATCACTGGGGCCGTGACGGTTGTGGTGAGCCTGCTGACGCCGCCGCCCACCAAGGAGCAGGTCCGGACCACTACGTTCTGGGCCCTGTGGAAGCGCGGCGCGCCGGAGAGCGCCGGCAAGGGGGAGCTGTACCAGGGGCAGGAGAAGAGCATCCTCAAGTGCAACGAGAACGCCAACCACATCATTCCCAACGGGAAGTCGGAGGAGAACATTAAAAGCGTGAAGCCGGAGGACATCAACCTCCTGGTGACGTGCAGGGATGACAGCAACCCGGTGATCTCGGTGAGCCACTCCGAGGTGGAGACGCCCGTGGATTGTTACTCCAACGGACAGGCCGCCCTgatgggggagaaaaagcacgaggaggaggaagggactGACAACAGGGCGAGACATTTGAAATTCATAGATTGGTTCTGTGGCTTTAAAAGTAAAAACGTAAACAAGAGAGTGGTTCGGGAGGTCGAGGAGGAGACTGTTTGTTTACAAATGCTGGAAGAGACTCCGAAAGTTAAACTATTACTAAATACTGGACTGGTCTGTGTCTGTTCCCTTGGAATCTTCATGTTTGTCTACTTCTCTTTGTGA